One Rosettibacter firmus genomic window carries:
- a CDS encoding BamA/OMP85 family outer membrane protein produces MNKALIILSIFFTSILFAQKEEGIELKKIEFIGNNTFSAAELSNVIISKESPSWIFKFLNKFTSIGKPPSYFDSLLIYSDISALKQYYLSHGFFKVKIKANYFITNNNNSASLIFKIDEGDRARFHSLTMKGLDVIPAEFQHNLFNMIKIDTNKFYEDDLVINYKNTVINFLRDNGYMLAVSDNPDIIVDTIKNIVDVQINFYPGKRYKISNVLTSRTGTGKDLVDDELLKEIVGIKPGQYYSNYNIQRGQIRLYRTELFTSSVINSIISDTVGNTVPIIISADIGMLHELSPELIVNNEDNTFNLGLGISFIKKNFFGDARKFRVSSSAAAQNVSELLNNFSFTDSTIFGYGDARISIEQPFLFGRPINTKLESYITAQKRKLEYNSLLYGAKLGFDFELPIHTYFNSLNTYINVERAEYTYKDKYLISLLTHYYQRYNFSQKDADSISRNLVYNVLGGELPTASTNAILGISLGANKTNDIFSPTRGYSISLLLEEANSIPYLFSKIINSEFTRPLYFKTLLTFTNYFPVYNSSMNSLGMKFKIGQIFTYRGDKSNIPLNQRFYAGGSNSVRGWNTRQLVPQQELMPIENINQISLEDLEAILEKGAPTGGFFLIEGSIETRNRLFGNIGSVMFIDYGNTWNDYKIAKLNEIALAGGVGLRYYSDFAPIRIDFGIKLYDPKDKRTLFSKKFFKDLLQFHIGIGEAF; encoded by the coding sequence TTGAACAAAGCATTAATAATTTTATCCATTTTCTTTACTTCTATTTTATTCGCACAAAAAGAAGAAGGTATTGAACTTAAAAAAATAGAATTCATCGGGAATAATACTTTCTCTGCTGCGGAATTATCTAATGTTATCATTTCAAAAGAATCTCCCAGCTGGATTTTTAAATTTCTAAATAAATTTACGAGTATAGGTAAACCACCATCATATTTCGATTCTCTATTAATTTACTCTGATATATCAGCATTAAAACAATATTATTTATCTCATGGTTTTTTTAAAGTAAAAATTAAAGCAAATTATTTTATCACAAACAACAATAATTCTGCATCTCTTATATTCAAAATTGATGAAGGAGACCGAGCCAGATTTCACTCATTAACAATGAAAGGATTGGATGTTATTCCAGCAGAGTTTCAACATAATTTATTTAATATGATAAAAATCGATACTAATAAATTTTATGAAGATGATCTGGTAATTAATTATAAAAATACTGTTATTAATTTTTTGCGTGATAATGGATATATGCTTGCAGTAAGTGATAATCCAGATATTATAGTAGATACAATTAAAAATATAGTAGATGTTCAAATAAATTTTTATCCAGGGAAAAGATATAAAATTAGTAATGTACTAACATCAAGAACTGGTACTGGAAAGGATTTAGTTGATGATGAATTATTAAAAGAAATAGTGGGAATTAAACCAGGTCAATATTATAGTAATTATAATATTCAACGAGGTCAAATTAGATTATACAGAACCGAATTATTTACATCATCTGTAATAAATAGTATAATTTCCGATACCGTTGGAAATACAGTTCCAATAATTATAAGTGCAGATATTGGAATGCTTCACGAACTTTCGCCAGAGCTTATTGTTAATAATGAAGATAATACATTTAATCTTGGTCTGGGAATAAGTTTTATAAAGAAAAATTTCTTTGGCGATGCTCGAAAATTTAGAGTTAGTTCTTCTGCAGCTGCACAAAATGTTTCTGAACTTTTAAATAATTTTTCTTTTACTGATTCAACAATATTTGGTTATGGTGATGCGAGAATTAGTATTGAACAACCATTTTTATTTGGTAGACCTATAAATACAAAGCTTGAATCGTATATAACAGCTCAAAAAAGGAAACTTGAATATAATTCACTTTTATATGGTGCTAAACTCGGTTTTGATTTTGAACTCCCGATTCATACATATTTTAATTCACTTAATACATATATAAATGTAGAGAGAGCTGAATATACTTATAAAGATAAATATTTGATAAGTCTTCTTACTCATTATTATCAGAGATATAATTTTTCACAAAAAGATGCAGATTCAATTTCTCGTAATCTGGTCTACAATGTTCTTGGAGGCGAGTTACCCACAGCAAGTACTAATGCAATACTCGGAATTTCGCTCGGAGCTAATAAAACCAACGATATTTTTTCACCAACAAGAGGATATTCAATCAGTCTTCTTTTAGAAGAAGCAAATTCAATTCCGTATTTATTCTCAAAAATTATTAATTCTGAATTTACAAGACCTTTGTATTTCAAAACATTATTAACATTTACAAATTATTTTCCAGTTTATAATTCATCAATGAATTCTTTAGGAATGAAATTTAAAATTGGTCAAATATTTACATATCGTGGAGATAAATCTAATATACCATTAAATCAAAGATTTTATGCTGGTGGAAGCAATTCTGTAAGAGGCTGGAATACAAGACAATTAGTTCCACAACAGGAATTAATGCCAATTGAAAATATTAATCAAATTTCGTTAGAAGATTTAGAAGCCATACTCGAAAAGGGAGCTCCTACAGGTGGATTCTTTTTAATCGAAGGCTCTATAGAAACAAGGAATCGTTTATTTGGAAATATTGGCTCTGTAATGTTTATCGATTATGGTAATACGTGGAATGATTACAAAATAGCAAAACTTAATGAAATTGCTTTAGCAGGTGGTGTGGGATTAAGATACTATTCTGATTTTGCTCCTATCCGTATTGATTTTGGTATTAAATTATATGACCCGAAAGATAAAAGGACTTTATTCAGCAAAAAATTTTTCAAAGACCTTCTTCAATTTCATATAGGAATAGGAGAGGCTTTTTAA
- a CDS encoding YicC/YloC family endoribonuclease, which translates to MISSMTGYGKGIVQKGDLYVEAELKSLNSRYFELSLRLPKFLYDKEFEVRERIKNKIKRGKVFLNVTFKKNNIENDFLNVDTEAVKLTMKLLKEVRKAAGLKDKIKFTDLIGFQNLYLKGIEEEFSEGIELMNEAIDIAIGELDKMRKAEGYELEKDIRKRINIISDTVEYIEKIKEENLQAYFERFKEKAKQIASNFVEDEQRLITELAILSERYDVTEECVRLKSHLKLFLDAMENSEEPGRKLNFILQEMNREANTINSKAVSSEISHAGILIKEEIEKIREQIQNIE; encoded by the coding sequence ATGATTTCAAGTATGACAGGCTATGGTAAAGGGATTGTCCAGAAAGGAGATCTTTATGTTGAGGCAGAGCTTAAAAGTTTAAATAGCCGTTATTTCGAACTTTCTTTACGCTTACCTAAATTTCTATATGATAAAGAATTCGAAGTTAGAGAAAGAATTAAAAATAAAATTAAAAGAGGTAAAGTTTTTCTAAATGTAACTTTCAAAAAGAATAACATAGAAAATGATTTTTTAAATGTTGATACCGAAGCTGTAAAACTTACTATGAAATTACTTAAGGAAGTGCGAAAAGCTGCTGGATTAAAAGATAAAATAAAATTTACAGATTTGATAGGATTTCAAAATCTCTACTTAAAAGGCATTGAAGAAGAATTTTCTGAAGGTATAGAGTTAATGAATGAGGCTATTGATATTGCAATTGGTGAACTGGATAAAATGCGTAAGGCAGAAGGTTATGAATTAGAAAAAGATATTAGAAAGAGAATTAATATTATTTCAGATACTGTTGAATATATTGAAAAAATTAAAGAAGAAAATCTTCAAGCATATTTTGAAAGATTTAAAGAAAAAGCAAAACAGATTGCATCTAATTTTGTTGAAGATGAACAAAGATTAATAACAGAACTTGCAATTTTATCTGAACGTTATGATGTGACAGAAGAATGTGTTAGGTTAAAAAGTCATCTAAAGTTGTTTTTAGATGCAATGGAAAATTCTGAAGAACCAGGAAGAAAACTAAATTTTATTCTGCAAGAAATGAATAGAGAAGCTAATACAATAAATAGCAAAGCTGTATCTTCAGAAATTTCTCATGCAGGTATATTGATTAAGGAAGAAATTGAAAAAATTCGTGAACAAATCCAAAATATTGAGTAA
- the gmk gene encoding guanylate kinase: MSKPRLFVFSAPSGAGKTTIVRDILKSFPEFKFSVSATTRKKRANEIDGVDYYFISEEEFKRKIDNNEFVEWEKFYDHYYGTLKKTIDENLANGFTTIFEVDVKGALNIKKVYPDAVLIFIAPPSIDELKERLKKRNTETDEELKKRIDRAEMELSYKNNFDYVVENINLDEAKEKVKKIIEKEIS, from the coding sequence GTGTCAAAACCAAGATTATTCGTATTTTCAGCTCCAAGTGGTGCAGGAAAAACTACAATTGTTAGAGATATTCTTAAAAGTTTTCCAGAATTTAAATTCTCTGTTTCTGCAACCACAAGAAAAAAACGAGCAAATGAAATTGATGGAGTCGATTATTACTTTATTTCAGAAGAGGAATTCAAAAGAAAAATTGATAACAACGAATTTGTTGAATGGGAAAAGTTTTACGACCATTACTACGGTACATTAAAAAAAACAATTGATGAAAATTTAGCTAATGGTTTTACAACTATTTTTGAAGTTGATGTAAAAGGTGCATTGAATATTAAAAAAGTTTATCCTGATGCAGTATTAATTTTTATTGCACCACCAAGTATTGATGAATTAAAAGAAAGATTAAAAAAAAGAAATACTGAAACAGACGAAGAATTAAAGAAAAGAATTGATAGAGCAGAAATGGAACTTAGTTATAAAAATAATTTTGATTATGTTGTAGAAAATATCAATCTCGATGAAGCAAAAGAAAAAGTAAAAAAAATAATAGAAAAGGAAATATCATAA
- a CDS encoding DNA-directed RNA polymerase subunit omega: MALKPVDLNKIKERVPNLYEAVVVAARNARRINDEQKLEFNTLLSSVISGEDDEFEDKINPEQLKLAIEFEKREKPHLKSLEELINKGIEYRYKS, from the coding sequence ATGGCACTAAAACCTGTTGACTTAAATAAGATTAAAGAAAGAGTTCCCAACTTGTACGAAGCAGTTGTTGTAGCAGCTCGAAATGCACGCAGAATCAATGATGAACAAAAACTGGAATTTAATACACTCTTAAGTTCAGTTATCTCTGGTGAAGATGATGAATTTGAAGACAAAATAAATCCAGAACAATTAAAATTAGCCATAGAATTTGAAAAGCGTGAAAAACCACATCTAAAATCGTTGGAAGAATTAATTAATAAAGGAATAGAATACAGATACAAATCTTAA
- a CDS encoding uracil-DNA glycosylase: MSKNTELKVSEKIDVQLNEDLFRENFYNASSLEELDAMINQCQKCPLGKTRTKFVFGVGNPNAHAMLIGEAPGADEDLQGEPFVGKAGKLLNDILKAINLSREDVYIANILKCRPPGNRDPLPAEMETCIPYLHKQIDLIKPKLILCLGRIAANGLLNKKLTLTSLRENIYEFNGIKVLVTYHPAALLRNPQWKRGCWEDVKKFKKLYDELLEK, translated from the coding sequence ATGAGTAAGAATACTGAGCTTAAAGTGTCAGAAAAAATTGATGTTCAATTAAACGAAGATCTATTTCGTGAAAATTTTTATAATGCATCCAGTCTTGAAGAACTTGATGCAATGATAAATCAATGCCAGAAATGTCCTTTAGGTAAAACAAGAACTAAATTTGTATTTGGTGTGGGAAATCCAAATGCACATGCTATGTTAATTGGCGAAGCACCTGGAGCAGACGAAGATCTTCAAGGTGAACCATTTGTAGGGAAAGCAGGTAAATTGTTGAATGATATTTTAAAAGCTATTAATTTATCCAGAGAAGATGTTTATATTGCAAATATATTAAAATGCAGACCACCTGGTAATCGTGATCCATTACCTGCAGAGATGGAAACTTGTATTCCTTATTTACATAAACAAATTGATTTGATTAAACCAAAATTAATTTTGTGTCTTGGAAGAATTGCTGCAAATGGCTTGTTGAATAAAAAATTAACTCTTACATCATTAAGAGAAAATATTTATGAATTTAATGGTATTAAAGTATTGGTTACATACCATCCAGCTGCTTTATTAAGAAATCCACAGTGGAAACGCGGTTGCTGGGAAGATGTAAAAAAGTTTAAAAAATTGTATGATGAATTATTAGAGAAATAA